The following proteins come from a genomic window of Pseudomonas putida:
- a CDS encoding DUF1330 domain-containing protein, translating into MKAYWIAHVDVTDPEQYQQYTQRAPAAFKAFGGRFLARGGRSEAMEGRATPQRSVVIEFDSYAQAVACYRSALYQEACSHRQGVAKAEVIIVEGFEP; encoded by the coding sequence ATGAAGGCCTACTGGATCGCCCATGTGGACGTGACCGACCCCGAGCAATACCAGCAGTACACCCAGCGCGCCCCGGCTGCCTTCAAGGCATTCGGCGGTCGCTTCCTGGCCCGTGGCGGGCGCAGCGAGGCGATGGAAGGGAGGGCTACACCTCAGCGTAGCGTGGTGATCGAGTTCGATTCGTACGCGCAGGCCGTCGCCTGTTACCGCTCCGCGCTGTACCAAGAGGCATGCAGCCATCGCCAAGGAGTGGCGAAGGCTGAGGTGATCATTGTGGAAGGGTTTGAGCCCTGA
- a CDS encoding alpha/beta hydrolase fold domain-containing protein, with product MNIVHKALTTSLLALSVSSAFAAGSPGVEQHTQAFLEALEKGGGKPLEQLTPNDARAVLTGAQASVKVDLSGIEVKERTIEANGQSIKLQVVRPTNVKGDLPVFMFFHGGGWVLGDFPTHQRLIRDLVVGSGAVAVYVDYTPSPEAHYPTAINQAYAATRWVAEHGKEIGVDGKRLAVAGNSVGGNMAAVVALKAKEAGTPALRFQLLLWPVTDASFETASYKQFAEGHFLTTGMMKWFWNNYTLDAKARAQIYASPLRASAEQLKGLPPALVQTAEFDVLRDEGEAYARKLNAAGVTVTSVRYNGMIHDYGLLNPLSQVPAVKAALRQAGNELKVHLQ from the coding sequence ATGAACATTGTCCACAAAGCCCTCACCACCTCCCTCCTGGCCCTGTCCGTTTCCAGTGCCTTCGCCGCAGGCAGCCCAGGTGTCGAACAACACACCCAGGCCTTCCTCGAAGCCCTGGAGAAAGGGGGTGGCAAGCCGCTGGAACAGCTCACCCCGAACGACGCCCGCGCAGTACTGACCGGCGCCCAAGCCTCGGTCAAGGTCGACCTCTCAGGCATCGAAGTGAAGGAACGCACCATTGAGGCCAACGGCCAGTCGATCAAGCTGCAAGTGGTACGCCCGACCAATGTCAAAGGTGATCTGCCGGTGTTCATGTTCTTCCACGGCGGCGGTTGGGTGCTGGGCGACTTCCCGACCCACCAGCGACTGATCCGCGACCTGGTGGTCGGCTCGGGTGCAGTGGCGGTCTATGTGGACTACACCCCGTCACCAGAAGCGCACTACCCGACGGCGATCAACCAGGCGTACGCCGCGACCCGCTGGGTGGCCGAGCATGGCAAGGAGATCGGCGTGGATGGCAAGCGCCTGGCTGTAGCCGGCAACAGCGTTGGCGGCAACATGGCGGCGGTGGTTGCACTCAAGGCCAAAGAAGCCGGCACCCCTGCCCTGCGCTTCCAGTTGCTGCTGTGGCCGGTGACCGATGCCAGCTTCGAGACAGCGTCGTACAAGCAGTTTGCCGAAGGACACTTCCTGACCACCGGGATGATGAAGTGGTTCTGGAACAACTACACCCTTGATGCAAAGGCACGGGCGCAGATTTACGCCTCGCCGCTGCGGGCGTCCGCCGAACAGCTGAAGGGCTTGCCACCGGCCCTGGTGCAAACGGCTGAGTTCGATGTGCTTCGGGATGAAGGTGAGGCGTATGCCCGCAAGTTGAATGCGGCGGGCGTGACAGTAACCTCGGTGCGCTACAACGGAATGATTCATGACTATGGGCTGCTCAACCCGTTGAGCCAAGTGCCGGCAGTAAAGGCGGCGCTGCGGCAGGCGGGCAACGAACTTAAAGTGCATCTGCAGTGA
- a CDS encoding LysR family transcriptional regulator encodes MNPYEDMRIFAQVMEAGSFTAAADRLGMSKQSVSRRLMQLEERLGVRLLNRSTRRLDATPLGQHYYQSALRLLGEVQQVEHDISGQAQVLRGTLRLSAPLSFAMAHLGCLLTEFLQLHPQVDVEVDLSDRAVDLIGEGYDLALRIGALEDSSLIARRIASVERVYCASPAYLQARGVPEKPDELAAHDCLPYGHSRQVQWQFHKGGKAQAIQVTGRMRANNGELLRGAAIAGMGVTYLPTFIVGQALAEGQLVTVLDGWRPPALQLSAVYPQHRQVARPVQGFVSFLRARLAQL; translated from the coding sequence ATGAACCCTTACGAAGACATGCGGATCTTTGCCCAGGTGATGGAGGCCGGCAGTTTCACTGCTGCCGCCGACCGTCTGGGCATGTCCAAGCAATCGGTCAGCCGGCGCCTGATGCAGCTTGAAGAGCGCCTGGGCGTGCGTCTGCTCAACCGCTCCACCCGGCGCCTCGATGCCACGCCACTGGGGCAGCACTACTACCAGTCGGCCCTGCGCTTGCTGGGTGAAGTGCAGCAGGTCGAGCACGACATCAGCGGTCAGGCCCAGGTCCTGCGCGGCACCTTGCGCCTCAGTGCGCCGCTGTCGTTTGCCATGGCGCACCTGGGCTGCCTGCTGACCGAGTTTCTGCAACTGCACCCCCAGGTCGATGTGGAGGTAGACCTGAGCGACCGCGCCGTGGACCTGATTGGTGAAGGCTATGATCTGGCGCTGCGGATTGGTGCACTGGAGGACTCCAGCCTGATCGCCCGGCGTATCGCCAGTGTCGAGCGCGTCTACTGTGCAAGCCCGGCGTATTTGCAAGCACGGGGAGTGCCGGAAAAACCGGATGAGCTCGCCGCACATGACTGCCTGCCCTATGGCCATTCGCGGCAGGTGCAGTGGCAGTTCCACAAAGGTGGTAAAGCCCAGGCAATTCAGGTGACCGGGCGCATGCGGGCGAACAATGGCGAGTTGCTGCGGGGCGCTGCGATTGCCGGGATGGGGGTTACTTACCTGCCGACCTTTATCGTTGGGCAGGCGTTGGCGGAGGGGCAACTGGTGACGGTTCTGGATGGGTGGCGCCCGCCCGCGCTGCAGCTGTCGGCGGTGTATCCGCAGCACCGGCAGGTGGCGCGGCCGGTGCAGGGTTTTGTCAGCTTCCTGCGTGCGCGGCTGGCGCAGCTCTGA
- a CDS encoding MbtH family NRPS accessory protein yields the protein MTSVFDRDDIQFQVVVNHEEQYSIWPDYKAIPNGWRAVGKSGLKKDCLAYIDEVWTDMRPLSLRQKMAEAAAQ from the coding sequence ATGACTTCCGTTTTCGACCGCGACGATATCCAGTTCCAGGTAGTGGTCAACCACGAAGAGCAGTACTCGATCTGGCCCGACTACAAAGCCATCCCCAACGGCTGGCGAGCCGTGGGCAAAAGCGGCCTGAAGAAGGACTGCCTGGCCTACATCGATGAAGTCTGGACCGACATGCGCCCGCTGAGCCTGCGCCAGAAAATGGCCGAAGCTGCCGCCCAGTGA
- a CDS encoding alpha/beta fold hydrolase, whose protein sequence is MTVLNLLCLPYSGASAMVYSRWRRKLPAWLQVRPVELPGRGARMGESLHTDMQGLARQLASEQRLAASAPYALLGHSLGALLAFELAHELQALGCPAPLALFACGTAAPTRREDYDGNNWREPKSDAELISELRELQGTPEEVLANAELMSLTLPTLRADFLLCGTYTYRQRPALQCPLHVLGGVDDRASDEQLRAWRNETHGAFSLQMFPGGHFFIHEQEDRVLAALTASLQPLRLSA, encoded by the coding sequence GTGACCGTGCTGAACCTGCTGTGCCTGCCGTACTCCGGGGCCAGCGCCATGGTCTACAGCCGCTGGCGGCGCAAGCTGCCGGCCTGGTTGCAGGTGCGCCCGGTAGAGTTGCCCGGGCGGGGTGCGCGCATGGGCGAGTCGCTGCACACCGACATGCAAGGTCTGGCCCGGCAACTGGCCAGCGAGCAGCGGCTGGCGGCAAGTGCTCCTTATGCGCTGCTCGGCCACAGCCTGGGTGCACTGCTGGCCTTCGAGCTGGCCCATGAGCTGCAGGCGTTGGGCTGCCCGGCGCCGCTGGCCTTGTTCGCCTGCGGCACCGCTGCACCTACCCGGCGTGAAGACTACGACGGCAACAACTGGCGCGAGCCCAAGAGCGACGCTGAGCTGATCAGCGAGTTGCGCGAGCTGCAGGGCACGCCTGAGGAAGTATTGGCCAACGCGGAGCTGATGAGCCTGACCTTGCCGACCTTGCGTGCCGATTTTCTGTTGTGCGGCACTTATACATACCGCCAGCGACCGGCGTTGCAGTGCCCCCTGCATGTGCTGGGTGGCGTGGATGACCGGGCCAGTGATGAGCAACTGCGGGCATGGCGCAATGAAACCCACGGCGCGTTCTCGCTGCAGATGTTCCCAGGTGGCCATTTCTTCATCCATGAGCAGGAAGACCGTGTGCTCGCTGCGCTGACCGCGTCACTGCAGCCGCTTCGGCTGTCCGCCTGA
- a CDS encoding isochorismatase family protein, which translates to MLIDPLKATLLVVDIQEKLIGAMSDPEGTRARARWLLAATAELALPTVISEQYPKGLGHTLAELLAAAPTADVVEKSHFSCVAAECLPASVMARDQVIVCGMETHVCVLQTVLGLLALGKQVFVVEDACDSRTPASKAAGLARMRAAGAQVVTREMVLFELMGSAGHPQFRHISKTYLVGEQP; encoded by the coding sequence ATGCTGATCGATCCACTCAAGGCCACGCTGCTGGTCGTCGACATCCAGGAAAAACTCATCGGTGCCATGAGCGATCCCGAAGGCACTCGGGCACGGGCCCGCTGGTTGCTGGCGGCGACTGCCGAGCTGGCGCTGCCGACAGTGATTTCCGAGCAGTACCCCAAAGGCCTGGGCCATACCCTGGCTGAACTGCTGGCCGCAGCCCCGACAGCCGACGTGGTGGAGAAAAGTCACTTTTCCTGCGTGGCCGCCGAGTGCCTGCCAGCCAGCGTGATGGCGCGCGATCAAGTGATCGTCTGCGGCATGGAAACCCATGTTTGCGTGCTGCAAACCGTGCTTGGCCTGCTGGCGCTGGGCAAGCAAGTGTTCGTGGTCGAGGATGCCTGCGACAGCCGCACCCCGGCCAGCAAGGCCGCAGGCCTGGCGCGCATGCGTGCCGCCGGCGCGCAGGTGGTGACCCGCGAGATGGTGTTGTTCGAATTGATGGGCAGTGCCGGGCACCCGCAGTTTCGCCACATCAGCAAAACCTATCTGGTCGGTGAACAGCCCTGA
- a CDS encoding DUF1615 family protein, translating into MALVLLQGCAGRREEAPEADPAKVRAQLLRLLPAQVKDREGWAKDIQAAFEAQRIAPSKSNLCAVLAVTEQESTFTADPQVPNLGRIARQEIDRRAARLHIPKLLVDGALKTPSGNGKSYQQRLQTVRSEKQLSELYDEVVARLPLGKTLLGGLNPVHTGGPMQVSIDFAEKHARDYPYSHEGTIRQEVFSRRGGMYFGIAHLLGYPANYERQLYRFADFNAGWYASRNAAFQAALSKVTGVKLALDGDLVAPGAIMPGSTELAARKLGVKLGLRNPQIRSQLEEGDSLAFEDSKLYSGVFALADAKVGKPVPRAVLPGIELKSPKITRKLTTAWFAGRVDERYQRCMKR; encoded by the coding sequence ATGGCCCTGGTGCTGTTGCAAGGCTGTGCCGGGCGCCGCGAAGAAGCGCCCGAAGCGGACCCGGCGAAAGTCCGTGCGCAGCTGTTGCGGCTGTTACCCGCCCAGGTCAAGGACCGCGAGGGTTGGGCCAAGGATATCCAGGCAGCCTTCGAAGCCCAGCGCATAGCGCCCAGTAAAAGCAACCTGTGCGCAGTGCTGGCGGTGACCGAACAGGAGTCGACCTTCACTGCGGACCCGCAGGTGCCCAACCTTGGGCGTATCGCGCGCCAGGAGATCGACCGCCGCGCTGCGCGCCTGCATATTCCCAAACTGCTGGTCGACGGTGCGCTGAAGACGCCGTCGGGCAACGGCAAGAGCTACCAGCAGCGGTTGCAGACGGTGCGCAGCGAAAAGCAGTTGAGTGAACTGTACGACGAAGTCGTTGCACGCCTGCCGCTGGGCAAGACCTTGCTGGGCGGGCTGAATCCGGTGCACACCGGCGGGCCGATGCAGGTCAGCATCGACTTTGCCGAAAAGCATGCAAGGGATTACCCCTACAGCCATGAAGGCACGATTCGCCAGGAAGTGTTCAGCCGGCGCGGCGGCATGTATTTCGGTATTGCCCACCTGTTGGGCTACCCGGCCAACTACGAGCGTCAGCTTTACCGGTTTGCCGACTTCAACGCGGGCTGGTACGCCAGCCGCAATGCGGCATTCCAGGCGGCATTGAGCAAGGTCACGGGGGTGAAGTTGGCACTGGACGGCGACCTGGTGGCGCCGGGGGCGATCATGCCGGGAAGCACCGAGCTGGCCGCGCGCAAGCTGGGGGTGAAGCTGGGGCTGCGTAACCCGCAGATCCGAAGCCAGTTGGAGGAGGGTGACAGCCTGGCGTTCGAAGACAGCAAGCTGTACAGCGGGGTGTTTGCCCTGGCGGATGCCAAAGTCGGCAAACCGGTGCCCCGCGCAGTGCTACCGGGCATCGAGCTGAAGAGCCCGAAGATTACCCGCAAGCTGACCACGGCCTGGTTTGCCGGGCGGGTGGATGAGCGCTATCAGCGGTGCATGAAGCGTTAG
- a CDS encoding zinc ABC transporter solute-binding protein has product MNFKHLTLALALAGLPSLSFATQVLTTLPVTHSLASALLDGTAVQLKRAAPANLPASRQPSYFSGRGGASLEKAAQQADAVIGVRSIWRDDPLYPMARRSNIRIVEIDAARPVDGALPGIAVSGDDAYGAYPWLNPTNLGRMADVVANDLERLAPSDKAKIQGNLAGLKRQLLELSASSQTRLAKVDNLTVVSLSDRLGYLASGLNLDVVEQPLPAEWDAAALKALEENLKAQDVALVLDHRQPDAAVAEVIKAAGAKLVVVESDPDDAFAGLKASVDQVVGALGES; this is encoded by the coding sequence ATGAACTTCAAACACCTGACCCTGGCGCTGGCACTGGCCGGCCTGCCGTCACTGTCTTTCGCCACGCAAGTGCTGACAACCCTGCCCGTCACCCACAGCCTGGCCAGCGCCCTGCTCGACGGCACTGCAGTACAGCTAAAACGTGCGGCGCCGGCCAACCTGCCGGCCAGCCGCCAGCCGTCGTACTTCAGCGGGCGCGGTGGCGCCAGCCTGGAGAAAGCCGCACAGCAGGCCGACGCGGTGATCGGCGTGCGTTCGATCTGGCGAGACGACCCGCTGTACCCAATGGCCCGGCGCAGCAACATCCGCATCGTCGAAATCGATGCCGCACGGCCGGTGGACGGTGCGCTGCCAGGGATTGCGGTCTCGGGTGATGACGCCTATGGCGCCTACCCCTGGCTCAACCCGACCAACCTGGGGCGTATGGCCGATGTGGTGGCCAACGATCTGGAGCGCCTGGCCCCAAGTGACAAAGCGAAGATCCAGGGCAACCTGGCGGGCCTCAAACGCCAGTTGCTGGAGCTTTCGGCCAGCAGCCAGACACGCCTGGCCAAGGTCGACAACCTGACTGTGGTGAGCCTGTCCGACCGGCTGGGTTACCTCGCCAGCGGGTTGAATCTGGACGTGGTGGAGCAGCCGCTGCCGGCCGAGTGGGATGCTGCCGCGCTCAAGGCGTTGGAGGAAAATCTTAAAGCGCAGGATGTCGCGTTGGTGCTGGACCACCGCCAGCCGGACGCGGCGGTGGCCGAAGTGATCAAGGCAGCCGGAGCCAAGCTGGTGGTGGTGGAGAGTGACCCTGACGATGCGTTTGCAGGGTTGAAGGCCAGTGTCGACCAGGTGGTGGGGGCATTGGGCGAAAGCTGA
- a CDS encoding iron chelate uptake ABC transporter family permease subunit has translation MSFEFFRQTVQDWATAGYLPEALAYGFVVNALLAGLMIGPVLGGLGTLVVVKRFAFFSEAVGHAALTGVAIGILLGEPYTGPYGSLFGYCLLFGILLNFLRNRTGLSPDTLIGVFLSVSLALGASLLLMLAGKINVHILENVLFGSVLTVSAQDLLVLGIVAVLVLALALPLYNRIMLASFNPQLAAVRGVAVKTLDYLFVVLVTLVTVAAVKVIGAILVGALLVIPAAAARLVSQSLKGFFFLSVLIATISTLFGILLPIVFDLPVPSGAAIILVAGICFALAALARALVPRLQGNPA, from the coding sequence ATGAGTTTTGAATTCTTTCGCCAAACGGTCCAGGACTGGGCCACTGCCGGCTATCTGCCCGAGGCGCTGGCCTACGGCTTCGTGGTCAACGCCCTGTTGGCCGGCCTGATGATCGGCCCGGTGCTAGGCGGCCTGGGCACCTTGGTGGTGGTCAAGCGGTTTGCCTTCTTCTCCGAAGCGGTCGGCCATGCGGCGCTGACCGGCGTGGCCATCGGTATCCTGCTGGGTGAGCCCTATACCGGCCCTTACGGCAGCCTCTTCGGCTACTGCCTGCTGTTCGGCATCCTGCTCAACTTCCTGCGCAACCGCACCGGGCTGTCACCGGACACACTGATTGGCGTGTTCCTGTCGGTGTCGCTGGCGCTGGGCGCCAGCCTGCTGCTGATGCTGGCGGGCAAGATCAACGTGCACATCCTCGAGAACGTACTGTTCGGCTCGGTGCTGACCGTTAGCGCCCAGGACCTGCTTGTGCTGGGCATCGTCGCGGTGCTGGTACTGGCCTTGGCCCTGCCGCTGTACAACCGCATCATGCTGGCCAGTTTCAACCCGCAGCTGGCGGCTGTGCGCGGGGTAGCGGTAAAGACCCTGGACTATCTGTTCGTGGTGCTGGTCACGTTGGTGACCGTGGCTGCGGTAAAGGTGATCGGGGCCATCCTGGTCGGTGCGCTGCTGGTCATCCCGGCCGCCGCCGCTCGCCTGGTCAGCCAGTCGCTCAAGGGCTTTTTCTTCCTGTCGGTGCTGATTGCCACCATCAGCACCCTGTTCGGCATCCTGCTGCCGATCGTTTTCGACCTGCCAGTACCCTCAGGGGCCGCGATCATCCTGGTCGCCGGCATCTGCTTTGCCCTGGCCGCCCTGGCCCGCGCCCTCGTTCCCCGCCTGCAAGGAAACCCGGCATGA
- a CDS encoding ATP-binding cassette domain-containing protein, producing the protein MTAAAKLVTACGPRIEFAGIDLTLGRTRILEQVSFSVAAGSVHAIVGPNGGGKSSLIKTLLGQMPHQGQLTLHWPGEREVIGYVPQALEFDRGLPMTVDDFMAAMCQRRPAFLGLSRRVKPAIDAALVQVGMLDKRTRRMGALSGGERQRVLLAQGLIPEPQLLVLDEPMSALDEAGIQVFEQLLQGWRQAGTTVLWIEHDLEAVLRLADRVTGLNRQVLFDAPPAQALTPERLLGLFSVHPRSESLA; encoded by the coding sequence ATGACCGCTGCCGCCAAGCTGGTGACAGCCTGCGGGCCGCGCATCGAATTCGCCGGCATCGACCTGACCTTGGGCCGCACACGCATCCTCGAACAGGTCAGTTTCAGCGTGGCAGCAGGCAGCGTGCACGCCATCGTCGGCCCCAACGGCGGCGGCAAGAGCTCGTTGATCAAGACCCTGCTCGGGCAGATGCCACACCAGGGCCAGCTGACCCTGCATTGGCCAGGTGAGCGCGAAGTGATTGGCTACGTGCCGCAAGCACTGGAGTTCGACCGCGGCCTGCCAATGACCGTGGACGACTTCATGGCCGCCATGTGCCAGCGCCGCCCGGCCTTCCTCGGCCTGTCGCGGCGCGTGAAGCCAGCCATTGATGCAGCCTTGGTTCAGGTTGGCATGCTCGACAAGCGCACGCGGCGCATGGGTGCACTGTCCGGCGGTGAGCGCCAGCGCGTGCTGCTGGCCCAAGGCCTGATCCCCGAGCCGCAGTTGCTGGTGCTGGACGAGCCGATGTCGGCCCTCGATGAAGCCGGTATCCAGGTGTTCGAACAGTTATTGCAGGGCTGGCGCCAGGCCGGCACTACCGTTCTGTGGATCGAGCATGACCTGGAAGCCGTGTTGCGTCTGGCGGACCGGGTAACAGGCCTTAACCGCCAGGTGCTGTTCGATGCGCCGCCTGCCCAAGCCCTGACCCCGGAGCGCCTGCTTGGCCTGTTCTCCGTTCACCCGCGTAGCGAGAGCCTTGCCTGA
- a CDS encoding zinc ABC transporter solute-binding protein, with translation MFRSALALLLALALPALALADNSKPLRIGITLHPYYSYVSNIVGDKAEVVPLIPAGFNPHAYEPRAEDIKRIGTLDVVVLNGVGHDDFADRMIATSEKPDIATIEANQNVPLLAATGIAARGAGKVVNPHTFLSISTTIAQVNNIARELGKLDPDNARLYTQNARAYAKRLRALRADALAKVTEAPGATFRVATIHAAYDYLVRDFGLEVTAVVEPAHGIEPSPAQLKKTIDQLKALDVRVIFSEMDFPSAYVETIQRESGVRLYPLTHISYGDYTKDKYEVEMKRNLDTVVRAIQENRA, from the coding sequence ATGTTTCGCTCCGCCCTCGCCCTGCTCCTGGCCCTTGCCCTGCCGGCACTGGCCCTGGCCGATAACAGCAAGCCGCTGCGTATCGGCATCACCCTGCACCCCTACTACAGCTACGTGAGCAATATTGTCGGCGACAAGGCCGAGGTGGTTCCCCTGATTCCGGCGGGCTTCAACCCGCACGCCTACGAGCCGCGGGCCGAGGACATCAAGCGCATCGGCACCCTGGACGTGGTGGTGCTCAACGGTGTTGGCCATGACGATTTCGCAGACCGCATGATCGCCACCAGCGAAAAGCCCGACATCGCCACTATCGAAGCCAATCAGAACGTGCCGTTGCTGGCGGCCACCGGCATTGCCGCGCGCGGTGCCGGCAAGGTGGTCAACCCGCACACCTTCCTGTCGATCAGCACCACCATCGCCCAGGTGAACAACATCGCCCGTGAACTGGGCAAACTCGACCCGGACAACGCCAGGCTTTACACGCAAAACGCCCGTGCCTACGCCAAGCGCCTGCGCGCCCTGCGTGCCGACGCCCTGGCCAAGGTCACCGAAGCCCCTGGCGCAACGTTCCGGGTCGCCACCATCCATGCTGCCTATGACTACCTGGTGCGCGACTTCGGTCTAGAGGTGACGGCCGTCGTCGAGCCTGCCCATGGCATCGAGCCCAGCCCGGCACAGCTGAAAAAGACCATCGACCAGCTCAAGGCACTGGACGTGCGGGTGATCTTCTCGGAAATGGACTTCCCGTCGGCCTATGTCGAAACCATTCAGCGTGAGTCCGGCGTGCGCCTGTATCCGTTGACGCATATCTCCTACGGCGATTACACCAAGGACAAGTACGAGGTGGAAATGAAGCGCAACCTCGACACGGTAGTCCGCGCCATTCAGGAGAACCGCGCATGA
- a CDS encoding thiamine pyrophosphate-binding protein, with protein sequence MSQAKALPTSRLKQLWLKWRFHLNILLILIPLGFMPKYFADARLFRGDAGLGANLISDIQVGPYSLDLAELRDEAPRADGPAGYFKSFNASLCKACIKDVKAAYLRIGKPRSLRAAGTLFFGAPYSMGTSLPIPPRTKPDAHIWITLEGWDGTLHQASIPLTKASPATVAWLEKQGENK encoded by the coding sequence ATGAGCCAGGCCAAGGCCCTGCCCACCAGCCGGCTGAAGCAGCTTTGGCTGAAGTGGCGTTTTCACCTGAACATTCTGCTGATCCTGATTCCGCTGGGCTTCATGCCCAAATACTTCGCCGACGCCAGGTTGTTTCGCGGTGACGCTGGCCTTGGCGCCAACCTGATCAGTGACATTCAGGTCGGCCCCTACAGCCTCGACCTTGCCGAACTGCGTGACGAGGCGCCACGCGCCGACGGCCCGGCCGGCTACTTCAAATCGTTCAATGCATCGCTGTGCAAGGCCTGCATAAAGGACGTCAAGGCAGCCTACCTGCGCATCGGCAAGCCACGCAGCCTGCGCGCCGCCGGCACCCTTTTCTTCGGTGCACCGTACAGCATGGGTACCTCGTTGCCGATCCCACCGCGCACCAAACCCGACGCGCACATCTGGATCACCCTGGAAGGCTGGGACGGCACCCTGCACCAGGCGTCAATCCCCCTGACCAAGGCATCGCCAGCCACTGTGGCATGGCTCGAGAAACAAGGAGAAAACAAATGA
- a CDS encoding PepSY domain-containing protein, whose product MAQSPKISKSRLWFLVHSWLALPIWFFVLIVCFTGMLAVVSQEIVWLADPAVRANKPDADTERMSFQQVLEALNKAEPDMVVERLSQPDGSHFAVKANVTLPDGTSPTLYVNPYTGTIQGKTPDFNFEAFTRALHGWWLVPFTNGFSWGWYLVSLLGLPMLASLVTGLVVYKKFWKGFFKPVRTGHGSRIFWGDLHRLSGVWSIWFIAVISVTGTWFLIQAILSDNHITLSSRPNVPVIAREQVPQTPDGSPASRIDLDEAARLARQAIPGLEVSAISLPATAYSHVTLSGPGWYPLMFQSASVNPYTRDVDSQFLISDRSALEFVTESMRPLHTGDFGGLPIKLVWFFFGLILTLMVLSGLLIWTKRTAQATAAALKRTERAPRALRSETTVEAHT is encoded by the coding sequence ATGGCCCAATCACCAAAAATATCCAAATCCAGGCTGTGGTTCCTGGTCCACAGCTGGCTCGCCTTGCCGATCTGGTTCTTTGTCCTGATCGTCTGCTTCACCGGCATGCTCGCCGTGGTCAGCCAGGAGATCGTCTGGCTCGCCGATCCGGCTGTGCGCGCCAACAAGCCAGACGCGGACACCGAGCGCATGAGCTTTCAGCAGGTACTGGAGGCCTTGAACAAGGCCGAGCCGGACATGGTGGTGGAGCGCCTGAGCCAGCCGGATGGTTCGCACTTCGCGGTAAAAGCCAATGTCACCCTGCCTGATGGAACCAGCCCGACGCTGTATGTAAACCCCTATACCGGAACCATTCAGGGCAAGACCCCGGACTTCAACTTCGAAGCCTTCACCCGCGCCCTGCACGGCTGGTGGCTGGTGCCATTCACCAACGGTTTCAGCTGGGGCTGGTACCTGGTCTCGCTGCTCGGCCTGCCGATGCTGGCCTCGCTGGTCACCGGCCTGGTGGTTTACAAAAAGTTCTGGAAGGGCTTCTTCAAACCTGTACGCACCGGCCACGGGTCGCGGATTTTCTGGGGTGACCTGCACCGTCTGTCCGGGGTGTGGTCAATCTGGTTCATTGCGGTCATTTCCGTCACCGGCACGTGGTTCCTGATCCAGGCGATCCTGTCCGACAACCACATCACCCTTTCCAGCCGGCCCAACGTGCCAGTGATCGCCCGTGAACAGGTGCCACAAACGCCAGATGGCAGCCCCGCCTCGCGCATCGATCTGGATGAAGCGGCACGCCTTGCCAGACAGGCGATCCCAGGGCTGGAAGTGAGCGCCATCTCGCTCCCCGCCACCGCCTACAGCCACGTCACGCTGTCAGGCCCGGGCTGGTACCCGTTGATGTTCCAGAGTGCTTCGGTGAATCCGTACACACGCGATGTCGACAGCCAGTTCCTGATCAGCGACCGCTCGGCCCTGGAGTTCGTCACCGAGTCCATGCGCCCGCTGCACACCGGCGACTTTGGCGGCTTGCCGATCAAGCTGGTGTGGTTCTTCTTCGGCCTGATCCTCACCCTGATGGTGCTCAGCGGCCTGCTGATCTGGACCAAACGCACCGCCCAGGCCACGGCCGCAGCCCTCAAGCGCACCGAGCGCGCACCGCGTGCGTTACGCAGTGAAACCACCGTGGAGGCCCACACATGA